The following coding sequences are from one Rattus norvegicus strain BN/NHsdMcwi chromosome 11, GRCr8, whole genome shotgun sequence window:
- the Ifitm7 gene encoding interferon-induced transmembrane protein 3: MNHTSQAFITAATGGLPPNYERIEEEYEVAELGAPHRSASVRTTVFNVPREVSVPDHVVWSLFNTLFMNFCCLGFTAYAYSVKCRDRQMAGDVTGAQAYASTAKCLNISSLVLSILMVVTTMVAVAIIALNTHCLQTG; this comes from the coding sequence ATGAACCACACTTCTCAAGCCTTCATTACCGCTGCCACTGGGGGACTACCCCCAAACTATGAAAGAATCGAAGAAGAATATGAGGTGGCCGAACTGGGGGCACCCCACAGATCAGCTTCTGTCAGAACTACCGTGTTCAACGTGCCCAGAGAGGTCTCTGTGCCTGACCATGTGGTCTGGTCCCTGTTCAATACGCTCTTCATGAACTTCTGCTGCTTGGGCTTCACTGCTTATGCCTACTCTGTGAAGTGTAGGGATCGGCAGATGGCGGGTGATGTGACTGGAGCCCAGGCCTACGCATCCACTGCCAAATGCCTGAACATCAgctccctggtcctcagcatcctCATGGTCGTTACCACTATGGTTGCTGTTGCCATCATTGCTCTTAACACTCATTGTCTTCAGACTGGATAG